In Pedobacter heparinus DSM 2366, the following are encoded in one genomic region:
- the lpdA gene encoding dihydrolipoyl dehydrogenase, producing the protein MNYDLIVIGSGPGGYVAAIRASQLGLKTAVVERESLGGICLNWGCIPTKALLKSAQVFEYINHAAEYGIKTAEAEADFAAVIKRSRGVADGMSKGVQFLMKKNKIDVIMGTGKVKPGNKVEVKAADGSQKEYTATSIILATGGRSRELPNLKQDGKKVIGYRQAMVLPEQPKSMVVVGSGAIGVEFAYFYATLGTKVTVVEFMDNVVPVEDEDVSKQLLRSFKKAGIEVMTSSSVESVDTSGSGCKVQVKTASGMQTLECDIVLSAAGVVANIENIGLEETGIKTEKGKVVVDEFYNTSVKGVYAIGDIVGGQALAHVASAEGIICVEKIAGHKPEPLDYNNIPGCTYCSPEIASVGYTEKAAKAAGYELKIGKFPFSASGKASAAGAKDGFVKLIFDAKYGELLGAHMIGANVTEMIAEIVVARKLETTGHEMIKSVHPHPTMSEAIMEAAADAYGEVIHL; encoded by the coding sequence ATGAACTACGATTTAATTGTAATAGGCAGCGGTCCGGGTGGATACGTAGCTGCGATCAGAGCTTCTCAGTTAGGTTTGAAAACTGCGGTAGTTGAGCGCGAATCTTTAGGTGGAATATGCCTGAACTGGGGCTGTATACCAACCAAAGCATTGTTAAAAAGCGCTCAGGTATTTGAATACATCAATCATGCTGCAGAGTATGGAATTAAAACTGCTGAAGCCGAAGCAGACTTTGCTGCTGTGATTAAACGCAGTCGGGGTGTTGCAGATGGCATGAGTAAGGGTGTTCAGTTCCTGATGAAAAAGAACAAGATTGATGTGATCATGGGCACTGGCAAAGTTAAGCCAGGCAACAAGGTAGAAGTTAAAGCTGCTGACGGATCACAAAAAGAATATACAGCAACAAGTATTATACTGGCTACCGGTGGAAGATCAAGAGAATTGCCGAACCTGAAACAGGATGGCAAAAAAGTGATTGGATACCGACAGGCAATGGTATTGCCTGAGCAGCCAAAATCGATGGTTGTGGTGGGGTCTGGTGCTATTGGTGTAGAATTTGCTTATTTTTATGCTACTTTAGGCACTAAGGTTACTGTTGTAGAATTTATGGACAATGTAGTACCTGTTGAAGATGAGGATGTATCTAAACAGTTGCTGCGCAGCTTCAAAAAAGCAGGAATTGAAGTGATGACCTCTTCAAGCGTTGAATCTGTAGACACCAGTGGTAGCGGCTGCAAGGTTCAGGTTAAAACTGCTTCAGGTATGCAAACTTTAGAATGCGATATCGTCCTTTCTGCAGCAGGTGTGGTAGCAAACATTGAAAATATTGGCCTGGAAGAAACAGGCATAAAAACCGAAAAAGGTAAGGTAGTTGTAGATGAGTTTTACAATACTTCTGTAAAAGGTGTTTATGCAATTGGTGATATTGTTGGCGGACAGGCGCTGGCACACGTTGCTTCGGCAGAAGGCATTATCTGTGTAGAAAAAATTGCTGGTCATAAACCAGAGCCTTTGGATTATAACAACATCCCTGGATGTACTTATTGCAGTCCTGAGATTGCTTCTGTAGGTTATACGGAAAAAGCAGCTAAAGCGGCAGGATATGAATTGAAGATCGGTAAATTCCCATTCTCTGCTTCTGGTAAAGCCAGTGCTGCAGGTGCCAAGGATGGTTTTGTAAAACTAATCTTTGATGCAAAATATGGCGAATTATTAGGCGCACACATGATTGGCGCCAATGTAACTGAAATGATTGCCGAGATTGTGGTTGCGCGTAAGCTCGAAACAACAGGCCACGAAATGATTAAATCGGTACATCCACATCCAACCATGAGCGAAGCAATTATGGAAGCTGCAGCTGATGCGTATGGAGAGGTAATTCATTTGTAA
- a CDS encoding MBL fold metallo-hydrolase, translating to MNLHTINTGFFKLDGGAMFGVVPKSIWQKSNPADANNMCTWAMRCLLIEDGDRLILIDNGIGDKQDEKFLGYYYLHGDDTLDKSLAAKGFSRDDITDVFLTHLHFDHCGGSIIRQGDGRLRPAFKNAFYWSNAKHWAWAVNPNEREKASFLKENILPMQDSGQLRFIEDKDGIAFHEGINIRFAYGHTDAMMLPQIQYKQKTIVYMADLLPSVGHIPLPYVMAYDMFPLKTLNEKKAFLQEAMDKQYILYLEHDPVNECCTLQQTERGIRLDQTFDLASI from the coding sequence ATGAACTTACATACCATAAATACAGGCTTTTTTAAACTGGATGGCGGTGCCATGTTTGGTGTTGTCCCTAAATCTATCTGGCAAAAAAGCAATCCGGCGGATGCAAATAATATGTGCACCTGGGCCATGCGCTGTTTATTGATTGAGGATGGCGACAGGCTGATCCTGATAGACAATGGCATTGGCGATAAGCAGGACGAGAAGTTTTTAGGTTATTACTACCTGCATGGCGATGATACCCTGGACAAATCTCTGGCTGCAAAAGGTTTTAGCAGGGATGACATTACGGATGTATTTTTAACACACCTGCATTTTGACCATTGCGGAGGTTCAATTATCAGGCAGGGGGATGGCAGGCTTCGCCCTGCTTTTAAGAATGCTTTTTACTGGAGCAACGCCAAACATTGGGCCTGGGCAGTAAACCCTAACGAGCGGGAAAAGGCTTCTTTCCTGAAAGAAAATATTTTGCCGATGCAGGATAGCGGACAACTGAGGTTTATAGAAGATAAAGACGGTATAGCTTTCCATGAAGGCATAAATATCCGCTTTGCCTATGGCCATACCGATGCCATGATGCTACCACAAATACAATATAAGCAGAAGACTATTGTTTATATGGCTGACCTGCTACCCTCTGTAGGGCACATTCCCCTCCCCTATGTGATGGCTTACGACATGTTTCCTCTAAAAACCTTAAATGAGAAAAAAGCCTTTTTACAGGAAGCTATGGATAAACAATACATATTGTACCTGGAACACGATCCGGTTAATGAATGCTGTACCTTGCAGCAGACTGAAAGAGGCATCAGGCTGGACCAGACTTTCGATCTGGCCAGCATTTAA
- a CDS encoding YegP family protein, with the protein MGKFEITTRKNGEFQFNLKAGNGQVILSSEGYTTKSACNNGIESVRKNSQDDNKFDRKTSSNGKPYFNLKASNGQVIGNSEMYESDTSRENGIESVKKNAANAEVSDLS; encoded by the coding sequence ATGGGTAAGTTCGAAATTACTACCAGAAAAAACGGAGAGTTCCAATTCAATTTAAAGGCGGGAAACGGACAGGTTATTTTAAGCAGTGAAGGTTATACCACTAAAAGTGCCTGCAATAATGGAATAGAGTCTGTCAGAAAAAATTCACAGGACGACAATAAATTTGATAGAAAGACCTCTTCAAACGGGAAACCTTATTTTAACCTGAAGGCTTCCAACGGACAGGTTATTGGCAATAGCGAAATGTATGAAAGTGATACGAGCAGAGAGAACGGAATAGAGTCTGTAAAGAAAAATGCAGCAAATGCGGAAGTTTCAGATCTGAGTTAA
- a CDS encoding sigma-70 family RNA polymerase sigma factor, translating to MRQLKITQSITNRESQSLDKYLHEIGKVDLITAEEEVILARKIREGDQAALERLTKTNLRFVVSVAKQYQNQGLTLGDLINEGNLGLIKAAKRFDETKGFKFISYAVWWIRQSILQAIAEQSRIVRLPLNQVGSLSKISKAFSKLEQEYEREPSPEELADILETTVDKISDTLSNSGRHVSMDAPFVQGEENTLLDVLENHEPNTDSSLINESLSEEIKRSLSTLTEREREIIVLFFGLSTNHPLSLEEIGEKFNLTRERVRQIKDKALQRLRHTSRSKILKSYLG from the coding sequence ATGAGACAACTCAAAATCACGCAATCAATTACCAACCGCGAAAGTCAATCATTAGACAAATACCTTCACGAGATTGGTAAAGTGGATTTAATCACGGCAGAAGAAGAAGTAATACTGGCACGGAAGATACGGGAAGGGGATCAGGCTGCATTAGAACGTTTAACAAAAACCAATTTACGCTTTGTAGTTTCCGTAGCAAAACAATATCAGAACCAAGGTTTAACCCTTGGAGATTTGATTAACGAAGGCAATCTGGGCTTGATTAAGGCAGCGAAACGTTTTGACGAAACTAAAGGTTTTAAATTTATCTCTTATGCGGTTTGGTGGATTCGTCAATCAATTTTACAGGCTATTGCTGAGCAAAGCCGGATTGTGCGTTTACCTTTGAACCAGGTTGGCTCATTAAGCAAAATCAGTAAGGCATTCTCAAAATTAGAGCAGGAGTATGAGCGTGAGCCCTCTCCTGAAGAATTGGCAGACATTTTAGAAACTACAGTTGATAAAATTTCAGATACCCTAAGTAATTCTGGCCGTCATGTATCTATGGATGCCCCTTTTGTTCAGGGCGAGGAAAATACTTTGCTTGATGTATTGGAAAATCATGAACCTAATACAGATAGCAGCCTGATCAATGAATCTCTTTCAGAGGAAATAAAACGTTCCCTGTCTACATTAACAGAACGTGAACGTGAAATCATTGTACTGTTCTTTGGTCTAAGTACCAATCATCCACTTTCATTAGAAGAGATTGGCGAAAAATTTAATTTAACACGCGAGCGTGTCCGCCAGATCAAAGATAAAGCTTTACAACGTCTGCGCCATACTTCAAGAAGTAAAATCCTGAAGTCATATTTAGGATAA